In Bacteroides sp., the DNA window TACCTTTGAGAAAAGCGAATCATCCCTGCTGGAGAAATCTACCCGAATTTATCTTCGCGATGTGTACGACCATACCATACAGATCATTGATGGGGTAGAGGTGTCACGCGAAATTATTTCGGGCCTGATGGACCTTTACCTGAGCAGCCTGAGCAACCGTACCAACGAAGTAATGAAAGTATTGACCATTGTGGCCACCATTTTTATTCCACTTACTTTCTTAGCCGGGGTGTATGGAATGAATTTCAAACATATGCCTGAACTGGCCTGGAAATGGGCTTATCCTGCCGTATGGGGAGTAATGGCCCTTGCAGCCCTGGGGATGCTTTGGTATTTCCGCCGCAAAAAGTGGCTGTAGCGTTTGCCTTTTTTCCCGGGAAATTCCTCCAAAAAATTCCGAAAAAAATTTACCATTAATAATCTGCTTTACCATGAGACCTTTCTTTCCTTACCATAAATTCCTGATATTTCTTTCCTTTTTGCTGGCAGTTGGGGTATTTTCATCCCGGGCCCAGCAAAAGAACAATTTGCGTGTAACTCATTTGACTGGGAAGCCAGTTTTTTCGCAGCCGGCAGGATTTTATTCCTCCGCGTTTGAACTTGGCATGCAAACGGCCCAAACGGGAGAGTATGCTTACACGGTCAGCGCTCCGGGTTATGAAAGCCTTTCAGGGACCGTTACGATCATTGACGAAGACCTTGAAATTCTCATCAATCTGAATGAAGGCAAATCTGTTGACTTAAAAGAAAATGAGTCTGGTTCGCGGGAACTGTTTAGCGTAACCTTCAGGGTGAATACCACCGGATCAAATGTGGTTCCGGGTGATGACGTATATATGAGCGGTACGATGGCAGACCCCATGTGGCCTGAGCCTGGAACTAACCCTGACTTGCTGATGGACGAGGAAGCGGTGGGTTCGGCTTATTATGTGCTGAGCTTTGAACTGGAACCCGGGCAATATGAGTATAAGTATTTTCGAAACGCAGGTTGGGCTGATGGTGAATGGAGCGGCGACCCTAACCGGGTGGTTAATATTGTGGGTGATACGCTGATCAATGATTTGTATGGTGACATCAATCCCCCTGAACCAGAGACTCCCTTGTTTACGGTAACATTTTTCGTTCAGGATGCAGGAGGCCTACCGCTGGAGGACGCTACCATTACCTTTGATGGAATTACTTACGAAGCGGGAGTATATGTAATAGAGGATCTGATGCCAAGGGCCACCATCCGGTATACCACTGATGGCAGCATACCCACGGAAGACAGTCCCTTGTTTGAGGAAAACCTTCAGATTGATAGCCGTGCCGGTGATCCCAACATTATTTCGCTGATTCCCACAAATAATGTGGGTGGCGGCAGTGAGCAATGGTTTCCGCCTGCCGGTGAAATTTTCAAGATTCACACCGTCCGTGCCCGGGCTTTTGCTCCGCGCATGGATCCGGGAGAGACAACCACGGCGACCTATATTGTTGATCCCGAAGGCCCTGCCCGTTTCTCCATGCCTCTGGTGTCCATTGCTGCCCATTATGGTGCCTTCTTTGATCCTGATACCGGGATTTATGTTTATGGGAATTACAGCAACTATTTCCAGGAAGGTGATGAATGGGAGCGGTTGTCGCACGTAGAGTTTTTTGAAGAGGACGGGAACCTTGCCTTTGCCCAGAACCTTGGGGTGCGCACCCACGGGGGTACGACCCGTCAAAGGCCCAGGAAGTCTTTGCGGTTTTATGCGCGATCAGAATATGGGGAATCCTGGGTTGATTATCAATTTTTCCCCGATAAGCCTGTTTTCGAGTTTAAACGTTTTCTGCTGCGTAATAGCGGAAACGACTGGGATCAGGCTATTTTTCGCGATGCCTTTATGCAGTCGCTGTTGAAGGGTGTTACCAAACTTGACCTGCAGTATTCCAGGCCCGTAGTGGTTTTTCTTAACGGAGAATACTGGGGCGTACACAATGTGCGCGATCGCTTTGACAGCCGGTTCATTGAATCGCATTACGGATTGGGTGAGATGGATTATGCCATGCTGGAAAATAATGCAATTCTTGACAACGGCAATCCCGACGGGGTGGCACATTACCAGGAGATGATTCAGTTTCTCCAGAACAACAGCATGAGCAATGCATCTAATTATGCCTCCCTTCAGACTCGAATGGATGTTGAAAGTTTTATCGACCACCAGGTGGCAGAGATCTATTTTATGAATACGGACTGGCCCGGTAACAACCTGCAGTACTGGCGGAAGATGACTCCCTCGTATCAGCCGGATGCTCCTTATGGGCATGATGGCCGCTGGCGATGGATGATCAAGGATACGGACTTTGGTTTTTGGTTAAACTTCGATTATGTTCCCGGGGTGTATGAAGGCCCTGCGCATAACACCCTGGCCTTTGCCCTGGCCCCCAACGGTCCGGGCTGGCCCAATCCGGCCTGGTCAACACTGATCTTCCGAAGGCTTACCGAAAACCAGCAATTCAGGTTTGCCTTGATTAACCGCTTTTGCGACATGATGAACACAGTGTTTCAGGAAGATTATGTGCTGAATAAACTGGAAGAGCACCGTCAGCTTTACTTCCCCGAGATGGAGGAACATATCCATCGCTGGCGGACCCCTTATAACGTAGATCACTGGAATGCCCAGATTAACCGAATGGCCTCCTTTGGTGAGCAGCGCCCGGGCTACCTGAAACAACACCTCAAGGCCCAGTTTGGCCTGGGAGAGATGGCCAATGTAACGGTGAGCTCTTCCAATTTGTTGCAAGGCGGGGTGCGGGTGAACCGTCTGGAACCTGATCAAATCACCAATCCCTGGACAGGTTCCTATTTCAAAAACGTACCCATTGAGGTGGAAGCCGTTGCTCAACCTGGATTCCGCTTCAGCCACTGGGATGGTCTTCCTTCAGAGACCCCTGCCCTGACCACCATTAACCTGACCCAGGATACCTCCATTGTGGCCTGGTTTTCCAATTCCCTGATTCATTACTGGCATTTTAATAACCTGCCGGATGAAACCTTTACCTCCGTTTCTTCTGATTTCTCGCTCAACGATGGAGCCCTGATCACCTACCCCGGTATGGGTGATGGGTATATGGACCGAACGGACGGCACCTTGCTCAACGCGAACATGAATGCTCCTGCAGGATTTGGATTAAGGGTTCGTAACCCTTCAAATACCCGTGAACTGATCATTGCTGCACCCTCAACGGGCTACCGTGAGTTGCAGTTTTCTTTTGCCGTACACCGAACCAATAACGGCGCACAGGAAGAGGAATTTTATTATTCAACTGATGGTGGAGAAAGCTGGAACCAGGTTGGAACAGCCTATGACATTTTTCTGGATTATACAGTGAAGCATTTTGACCTTAGCAATATTGAGGAGGTTAACGATAATCCACAATTACAGTTCCGGATCCTCTTTACCGGCGAGGCGGCAGCCGGCATAGAAGGCAATAACCGTTTCGACAACATTGCCCTGACTGGGGTGGCGGCCGCCCTGACACTGGATATCACCAACCCACCAGCTGCAGTCCTAAATGAATACTATCCCGGGCATACCTTCAATGTCTCGGGTGGGGTTCCTCCTTTCTCGTTTTCGGTAACTGAGGGCTCCTTACCCGAGGGGATGAGCCTTGCCGGGAATGGAGTGCTAGCTGGTATGCCTTCCGAAAGCGGGAACTTCCAGTTTACAGTGATGGTTACCGATCAGGAGGGTAGCAGTGATTCTCATTCCTACTTAATGGTGGTGGAAGACAAAGCCTTGATCCATTACTGGCATTTCAACAATCTGCCTGACGAGGTTTTTACGCAGGTGACGGCTGATGTCTCTTTGGTTGGGAATGGTTTGATTACCTATCCGGGCACAGGTGACGGCTATATGGACCAGACCGACGGCAGCCTGCTGAATGGCCGCCTGAACCAACCTGCGGGATATGGCCTTCGGGTGCGGAATCCATCCAATACCCGGGAGCTTATCCTGGCTGCCCCTTCCACGGGATACCGCGACCTGGTGCTTACTTTTGCCGTACACCGTACCAATAATGGTGCCCAGGAAGAGCAGCTTTATTATTCGGCCGATGGGGGTAGCAACTGGATTGCCTTGGGTGACGCATACAATATTCAACTCAATTATGAAATTAAAACCTTTGATCTGAGCGGTATTGCAGCAGTCAATAATAACCCAACCCTGCGTTTTCGGATTTTGTTTACCGACGAGGCAGCT includes these proteins:
- a CDS encoding CotH kinase family protein, with translation MRPFFPYHKFLIFLSFLLAVGVFSSRAQQKNNLRVTHLTGKPVFSQPAGFYSSAFELGMQTAQTGEYAYTVSAPGYESLSGTVTIIDEDLEILINLNEGKSVDLKENESGSRELFSVTFRVNTTGSNVVPGDDVYMSGTMADPMWPEPGTNPDLLMDEEAVGSAYYVLSFELEPGQYEYKYFRNAGWADGEWSGDPNRVVNIVGDTLINDLYGDINPPEPETPLFTVTFFVQDAGGLPLEDATITFDGITYEAGVYVIEDLMPRATIRYTTDGSIPTEDSPLFEENLQIDSRAGDPNIISLIPTNNVGGGSEQWFPPAGEIFKIHTVRARAFAPRMDPGETTTATYIVDPEGPARFSMPLVSIAAHYGAFFDPDTGIYVYGNYSNYFQEGDEWERLSHVEFFEEDGNLAFAQNLGVRTHGGTTRQRPRKSLRFYARSEYGESWVDYQFFPDKPVFEFKRFLLRNSGNDWDQAIFRDAFMQSLLKGVTKLDLQYSRPVVVFLNGEYWGVHNVRDRFDSRFIESHYGLGEMDYAMLENNAILDNGNPDGVAHYQEMIQFLQNNSMSNASNYASLQTRMDVESFIDHQVAEIYFMNTDWPGNNLQYWRKMTPSYQPDAPYGHDGRWRWMIKDTDFGFWLNFDYVPGVYEGPAHNTLAFALAPNGPGWPNPAWSTLIFRRLTENQQFRFALINRFCDMMNTVFQEDYVLNKLEEHRQLYFPEMEEHIHRWRTPYNVDHWNAQINRMASFGEQRPGYLKQHLKAQFGLGEMANVTVSSSNLLQGGVRVNRLEPDQITNPWTGSYFKNVPIEVEAVAQPGFRFSHWDGLPSETPALTTINLTQDTSIVAWFSNSLIHYWHFNNLPDETFTSVSSDFSLNDGALITYPGMGDGYMDRTDGTLLNANMNAPAGFGLRVRNPSNTRELIIAAPSTGYRELQFSFAVHRTNNGAQEEEFYYSTDGGESWNQVGTAYDIFLDYTVKHFDLSNIEEVNDNPQLQFRILFTGEAAAGIEGNNRFDNIALTGVAAALTLDITNPPAAVLNEYYPGHTFNVSGGVPPFSFSVTEGSLPEGMSLAGNGVLAGMPSESGNFQFTVMVTDQEGSSDSHSYLMVVEDKALIHYWHFNNLPDEVFTQVTADVSLVGNGLITYPGTGDGYMDQTDGSLLNGRLNQPAGYGLRVRNPSNTRELILAAPSTGYRDLVLTFAVHRTNNGAQEEQLYYSADGGSNWIALGDAYNIQLNYEIKTFDLSGIAAVNNNPTLRFRILFTDEAAAGIEGNNRFDNITLEGHSLSVGIDETGQLPIAPRNYPNPFREQTVIPLEIKEAGQVIVRVYDSNGRVITTLLDQHMEPGRHDLRFNAFGLPEGVYIYRIITGKYAISQIMLKMQDR